The Branchiostoma floridae strain S238N-H82 chromosome 1, Bfl_VNyyK, whole genome shotgun sequence sequence CAGTTGCCGTGCGATGTGACCGGCCAAGCCCGTGCACGTTGTTTcctactaaggccacagcaagtaaattccatggatgacatcctcttaaGACTTCAAATTAAATGCGAAAGGGTGATAAGAACAAGATGGTTAAAAAAGACAAGATGGTTTGATTTTCAttaacgttgtaacaagaattgaaccacaaaacgtggtatcacagccaacaagtcttttatttctgcattCAAGAGGTGCACAAAGCGTCACTAGTTTGGTAGACCGGATTCAATTAGCAAGTTTACAACTACAACCACTTTTACTATTGAACTAGTCCCGGAggtaaaaatataatatatttcaataTCCATGAAAAAGTGGAAAACCAATGAGcgtgttgatgtcatccatcaaatttacttactgtgacctaaatatgaaattttttAACTCTAAATTCGTAATTATCCCAGTAATCACCAACCGCTGTCAGACCGTGACAAGCCTACAGGGACCATGCGGCACTTGGAACATATTTCTACACCAATTACGTGGATCGTTACCTCGCAGAAACTGATGGGCAGTTGAGGACCAATTACAAGGGTCGTAACGGCGTCGGTGGTCAAAAATACTGTAGTGATAACGCGGGAAACATGCAAATTGATGTCACGTCCTATTTGAAACGCTGTCATCATCCTCCTTCAAACAACTCATtcaggatttaaaaaaaaaatgacagctGACAAGTGTACGCCATCTGAGGAACCCAGCTCACCATCATACTGAGAATACGAAGCAAAAATGTGACAAATCgtgactaaaaaaaacaaaaaaaaagtgtaaTCGGCAGCTTTGTTTCAAACCAAACGTCTGGTACACTGAGACTATAGCTAAGGACAGTGCAATGACGAACGCTGTGGGGTGTGGAGATGCGGGAAATTAAATTGATAAAGCTGTTGTTGTCTATGGCGATGGGGTCACACTAGATTGATATCACCCAGACCCTCCCCTAACCGTCCTGTTCGCTACGGCTACAGCAAGtgaattttgtggatgacatcagcctGATTTTTCGCCTGGTGTGCCCTCCAGACATGGTCAACATTACGAGGGGGTACCAAAATGGGAGAATATATCATGCAGTTAGCCTTGCTTGTACttatagaagtgacactagtgagaaACATGTAGTCATGACTGCAGTTGTTAACTTAGGAAATACTAGTCCACTGTTGTGTCACTTTGTGTAactcttgaatacagaaatgaaagacTTGTTGGATTTGAGACCACGCTTCAAGCCTTGTTTaatacaacgtttatggtgtctgtcTTGAAAATCCTGATATTCTTGTGTTGTTTCGCACTCTGTCACTAAATCTGGAGTCTGCAAAGATTTCAGCCATAAGATTTATTTAAGCCTAACCTTCCACCATTGGAACAGGGCAATGATTGTTTTTGCAGCCCTTGAATATCTGAAGGGTAAACCACATAGGTTGATTAATTTCGCTGCGTTTGATTGGTCGTCGTCGTGGCATTCTATCAACCAGGACAGCCTTGTATACAAGACAAGGTCACCACTGACACATCGGTTTCACGATTTAATCAACATTTTGAGACAGATACATGATGGGTGAGTTCCCATGGGTTCTCGGGACAGGCAAGGTTTCGCTCGCTAGGGTCGAGACTTGCAGTTCTGTCGTAAACTGCAAGGTGGCGTCTCCAGATGGGCTGGAAGCGACTGCATCctcatttcctttttttgccTGCGACAGAAACATACGTAGATTTCCGTATTCGTGACAATAGCAAGCCATCTATCAAACAGCACTTATCTATACGAGAAAATACGCAATACAATTGATGTAATTCTTTTGCAGTCTATTATCCTTTTTCAAAGTACCCTTTCAGTCCATCTCGTGATATCACCATTCACAGTAGTTCCTGTGTAATATGTTCAGAACAAACGGTAACCCTTGAAACCATTGCTTTACATGAGTACGAATATGTTCTTATTCATTTGTATtgtaaggccatgctgatttgattatatggatgacaccctctgggaaccccaaaactggtgcgagcgtgcgaataaaaacaagtttggccaaaaaaagttgcattcgatatgaaatctaagtggtcaggaaggtggAACAGATGACTAAACATGGTGAGTACGgtcttgttctttcacatattcttcTTTGACTCTGGAATTTTCTTTAGCATTCTATGAACTTAGCATCCGTTATCCGATCTTTTTCCAAATTCATAGCTGCTTTAAATGatacgatttacagtattgtttttggaaacagacaCATATTAATGTGTGcgtgaatgtcatccatataatcaaatcaacatggcctaagtacgGACTCGCAATGACATTAGATTTGTTATGGTGGTGGCGGTGGGGGCGGTGGGGCCGGGGCGGCCGGGGCTTGTTCTGCGTCCGGTTCGTTTTCAAAACTGCTATCCGAAGGGTCAAGTGTCCACTCAAGTGGCTCCTCATCGGGGACCTGGTCGTAATCCGGCTCGGGGGGAACTGGCTTCTTCTTGTTCTTACCGAATTTCCCCGTGATCTTACCAAATTTCTTCGTTTTCTTCGATTTCTGCTGTTTGCCGCCGCCCCCGCCTTCCgtgtctttgtcttttttggCGGGTGAGGCGAAGATGTGGCCCTTTGAGTCTCCTTCAGGATCTGAAGGGTCGATGCTTCCGATGGCCGTCTGTAGGTACCTGACTCCAAAGGTCACGGCCAGCTGAGGGCGGGAAAATAGTGATAGAAACAACAGTGACGTCACCAAAATAATAGTAAAGTACAGACAAACCTGtgttagcggccacctttgcatagcagccacctggccctagtggccactttttgtcggtcccttggattcgtaatgattaagaaataggcttagcggccacctgtccaacacggccacacgatttccggtcccgttgatacagaaacactgcctttggcaaccatactgcagccttatgtcaccctgcaccgagtttgaaattgtagtttgcgaggatttggagttcctgacagggtcattttggtggtagcagaaggtatgcatgccttgagcattaaagtgcaagtctttgtcggtgaatttaccgatcgagacaatgttacttggtgagaaagataggtgggaactgaaatcatgtgttgcttgctcatggtcaattgatcaacattttctctatagtggccacctgtttATAgcggccatatttctccagtcccttgtgTGGCCggtatagacaggtttgactgtatattgcaaattcttgcccgtgggctaattgcaggtggcatgagagattcaaacagtgtaaaaacaatatcacaagtgtcttgtctaaaactagtaaaagctaactctagatcctgggttattgggttcgactccttttttaaaaaaatgaagacgaaagatcccaccttttctattatgtgggttttgtgatgttgtgtgggttttgtgatgttagaaggagaattgatTTCTTTTTGTTAGTGAATGTGaagaagtttgggtggaatttggtggcctcttcaaacagctctttcctttcgtgatcgtagaaagagcagtttgacataaaatgtgttccgtcttccaccacgtttgacgtgcattatttgcacgttctttcacacacgggtAGAATAATCTGTGAAAGGGGCGCAGTCACGTgacgatgacgtcattgaaTCTCCTTAATGTTTCTCCAGGTCATAACGTTGCTACAAACCAAAATAAAAACTCTCAGATGCTTTGCATTCATTTTTATCATCAACAAACCGATTCacagcaccttccatctgctcctcCTAGCCTCTTGTAGCCTATGTAGCCTAAGCCTACATTAATGCTGTTTTTATAGATTCCAAAGACATGTATAGCCTATTGTAGCCTAGTAGCCCACATTTGCTTCTCATTACTTAGAtttcgacctctgacctcccataGATATGTTACTTACTTTTAAGCTTCCGTAGTATTTTATTTCTCATCTCTCTAATACCATTTGTACATACCGTCTTATCTAAATTTGTCTTGTACCACTGTAAGTTTatgttatttgtagacctatgttatcagctgtgctgcctataggtctgtgtaatgtactcgtcgcattttgaataaatgaataaataagataaataaaataaaaatgaatcagCTTCATaaattgtatactagtatagaaACAGGCAGGTCCGAGACATGCTTAGTCCTAGTCTCGTTATCtcgcgagactaggtcactccgtgaacaagatgtgctGCTGCTAGACATCGAACATTTGAAGGTACGTGTTTATGCCTTTCAAAAGTGTCACTGAAGAATATTTTATTCACTTGATTCATACGTGACGGATGAACGAAAGCTATACAGCTGACGAAAGGTTTTGCTTATTTTGCCAAAGCAAattaaaaatgaatttcactttCATTTCTCGACCGAGGCAAGAAGAAAAAGATGTACatcagatttcaagagactcgattgatgctacagacagatttttaGATGTAACAACTACCACAATGCGAAAATGGGCAATATAGAATCatattgctttgttattagcAAAAAATAccgaaactagagttccacgacctcatacctttgccaaatgatcttaacctttacaactggtgtatcaaatgtgttgtcattaattatggaaataTGGTCCTCGTTTGCATAAACTATATCAGCTAATAATCTCCTCTGCCCAAATAAGAGTTGTGCAATATTCTTCATTCAgtagaagccaattaattgcacaacagattaacgcaagaggtgcggtccagctagataacttcgcattattgcacaagcCGGGTGattggcaaataggccgtgcaattaagcgtcTTCTACTGTATCTTCTTCTTACGTTGAAATACGGCTTACCTGAAAGACCCAGATTACCATGATGGTTCCCCCGACAGTCTCCAGAACCTGTCCGCCGAAATAGTTCATGAGCGCCTCCTTGCAGCCCGTCTGATAAATGATGTGTTTCTGAGCTCCTTCGTACTTGAAGTTGTAGTGTGTGCCTGCCGCGGCACCGGTGAGGCCGTGGTGGATACACGGGCGATTGTAGCGCATGTTGCAACAGCTAAATGGAACGTCAGAGGTCAAATATCGTCCATCGCTCATTTTCCTGAGGCAAAACAAAGGCAAAGAAAGACCTAAGGCATAAAGACAATAGTCTTGGATGCTGTAAAGCAAATAACGGAATGAAGAAGGTAGACTATTTTGGTAAGTTACAACCATGAAGCAAAATTTACTGTCACTATAACAGATAATagcatttttttaatttgaaaggCTTATTTTGATATACAGTTAAACTATCAAGTAACCACGAAGGTTTCACAAATAAGACATGAAAGCAAAGATTGATTGCATGATGctatagaaaaaaacacaagtacaACATTGTAAAAATCAGCAGTGACGGGCCACATTGACTGTGAAGGGGCCAAGGGCATAGACAGAGAAgacaaccccagtgatgaaacaggacgaggggggatacgaACGTGCACGTTTAGAATTATGTTCTCGgtacaaaagcgccacctacatcagctacatatagctAGCGGCGAGGAGACATctcagtcagaagctctgaggagaTGTCTGACGGAccccgaaacgtaagcaaggtGAGCGACATTACTggatgtgtaaaagaaaactcccaAATATGTTCCACCAACCTGATTACATCACTGAAAAAATGNNNNNNNNNNNNNNNNNNNNNNNNNNNNNNNNNNNNNNNNNNNNNNNNNNNNNNNNNNNNNNNNNNNNNNNNNNNNNNNNNNNNNNNNNNNNNNNNNNNNCTGCATTTTGAACCAGTCCTCTGGTCCCTCCGACCCGCAGCAGTGGTACTCCGTCTGCAGTATGTCCACTTCTATCTTGAGAGATCCGCCATGCTGGTATTGGTTCATGGCCTTGGTGATACCCTTATCAAAAGCCTGTGAAAACAAAAGTTTATCTATGGCCACAGTAATTTttttgatgacatcctctgcagactgcaaaaatagtgcgatagggcgaaaaaaaaaagatggggaaaaaaacaagatggctacattttcaaaaaatagg is a genomic window containing:
- the LOC118418333 gene encoding peripherin-2-like, whose product is MVVINFTEEKRVRLATVLQCFNALSTLCSLFLISGGLFIKFRVEDKVALIEDYGNIDGLCYTLMAFGVLGVGLNLFGMKVSSDSKSPETRSKGLVIYMAVTALFCLLVFCAGITTFAHKMHLQSAFDKGITKAMNQYQHGGSLKIEVDILQTEYHCCGSEGPEDWFKMKMSDGRYLTSDVPFSCCNMRYNRPCIHHGLTGAAAGTHYNFKYEGAQKHIIYQTGCKEALMNYFGGQVLETVGGTIMVIWVFQLAVTFGVRYLQTAIGSIDPSDPEGDSKGHIFASPAKKDKDTEGGGGGKQQKSKKTKKFGKITGKFGKNKKKPVPPEPDYDQVPDEEPLEWTLDPSDSSFENEPDAEQAPAAPAPPPPPPPP